The following are from one region of the Silene latifolia isolate original U9 population chromosome 9, ASM4854445v1, whole genome shotgun sequence genome:
- the LOC141598780 gene encoding uncharacterized protein LOC141598780 isoform X2 produces the protein MEDLLKQVRSKFKGQEEIGSFREGRTPSFRGEKKPQNWLKRQMSRQMSFTHSIEEAEYAAAVAAAAFAVTELDSYAVDQRKPEPERRASLPRIISGFISSAFSAEPEESPKIYADENDHEATRMIPEKTIHPVPSIKRTPTTPRKRLTFADELAEDPGKPSSTYGTPLFGEEEWKEVERMRTNSTPSFRTPSIRKNPSFGEIESEDVQKKKPFSIPSFRKTPTVRKTPSFDEESMEETRTMRSPKRPALQPIFPPPIPPPPAVPPLKIYPEVPPKRAQKPRDQEYDADAWEREEMDKIKQRYEKLNATILEWEDKKKKKARRKLEMTERDPDKKRVKAMHNYQLEMERIKQIADGARAQAKGKQRNEEMKVREKASRYRATGEPPLPPMCLCL, from the exons ATGGAAGATCTGCTCAAACAAGTAAG ATCAAAATTTAAAGGACAAGAAGAAATCGGCAGCTTTCGAGAAGGAAGAACTCCGTCCTTCAGAGGAG AAAAGAAACCTCAGAATTGGTTAAAGAGACAGATGTCGCGCCAGATGAGTTTCACCCATTCCATAGAAGAAGCCGAGTACGCAGCTGCAGTAGCAGCAGCTGCTTTTGCAGTTACCGAGCTTGATTCATATGCTGTGGATCAAAGAAAACCAGAGCCAGAACGAAGAGCCTCGCTCCCAAGAATCATAAGTGGATTTATTAGCTCTGCATTTTCTGCCGAACCTGAAGAGTCGCCAAAAATCTATGCAG ATGAAAATGATCATGAGGCGACTAGGATGATTCCAGAGAAAACTATCCATCCAGTACCATCTATCAAAAGAACTCCAACCACACCAAGGAAAAGACTAACCTTTGCAGACGAGTTGGCTGAAGATCCCGGCAAACCTTCTTCAACGTATGGAACCCCGCTTTTTGGTGAAGAAGAGTGGAAAGAAGTGGAAAGAATGAGAACCAACTCCACGCCGTCCTTCAGGACACCATCTATAAGAAAGAATCCATCTTTTGGAGAAATTGAATCGGAAGATGTCCAAAAAAAGAAACCCTTTTCCATTCCGTCCTTTAGAAAAACACCAACTGTGAGAAAGACTCCGTCTTTCGATGAAGAAAGTATGGAAGAAACTAGAACAATGAGATCACCTAAACGTCCGGCCCTACAACCCATTTTCCCACCCCCTATTCCACCACCACCAGCGGTCCCACCACTTAAGATATATCCAGAAGTTCCGCCAAAAAGGGCACAAAAACCCAGAGATCAGGAATATGATGCAGATGCTTGGGAAAGAGAAGAGAtggataaaattaaacaaag GTACGAGAAACTAAATGCAACCATTCTGGAATGGGAGgacaagaagaaaaagaaagctaGGCGCAAACTAGAGATGACAGAg AGAGATCCAGATAAAAAGAGGGTTAAAGCTATGCATAATTACCAACTAGAGATGGAACGAATCAAGCAAATTGCTGACGGAGCAAGGGCACAGGCAAAGGGCAAACagagaaatgaagaaatgaaggtgAGGGAGAAGGCTAGCAGGTACCGAGCAACAGGCGAACCTCCTCTTCCTCCAATGTGCCTTTGTCTGTGA
- the LOC141598780 gene encoding uncharacterized protein LOC141598780 isoform X1: MEDLLKQVRSKFKGQEEIGSFREGRTPSFRGEKKPQNWLKRQMSRQMSFTHSIEEAEYAAAVAAAAFAVTELDSYAVDQRKPEPERRASLPRIISGFISSAFSAEPEESPKIYADENDHEATRMIPEKTIHPVPSIKRTPTTPRKRLTFADELAEDPGKPSSTYGTPLFGEEEWKEVERMRTNSTPSFRTPSIRKNPSFGEIESEDVQKKKPFSIPSFRKTPTVRKTPSFDEESMEETRTMRSPKRPALQPIFPPPIPPPPAVPPLKIYPEVPPKRAQKPRDQEYDADAWEREEMDKIKQRYEKLNATILEWEDKKKKKARRKLEMTEVRVKFNYYSPCEKIWKEILTKICLQESQRDPDKKRVKAMHNYQLEMERIKQIADGARAQAKGKQRNEEMKVREKASRYRATGEPPLPPMCLCL, translated from the exons ATGGAAGATCTGCTCAAACAAGTAAG ATCAAAATTTAAAGGACAAGAAGAAATCGGCAGCTTTCGAGAAGGAAGAACTCCGTCCTTCAGAGGAG AAAAGAAACCTCAGAATTGGTTAAAGAGACAGATGTCGCGCCAGATGAGTTTCACCCATTCCATAGAAGAAGCCGAGTACGCAGCTGCAGTAGCAGCAGCTGCTTTTGCAGTTACCGAGCTTGATTCATATGCTGTGGATCAAAGAAAACCAGAGCCAGAACGAAGAGCCTCGCTCCCAAGAATCATAAGTGGATTTATTAGCTCTGCATTTTCTGCCGAACCTGAAGAGTCGCCAAAAATCTATGCAG ATGAAAATGATCATGAGGCGACTAGGATGATTCCAGAGAAAACTATCCATCCAGTACCATCTATCAAAAGAACTCCAACCACACCAAGGAAAAGACTAACCTTTGCAGACGAGTTGGCTGAAGATCCCGGCAAACCTTCTTCAACGTATGGAACCCCGCTTTTTGGTGAAGAAGAGTGGAAAGAAGTGGAAAGAATGAGAACCAACTCCACGCCGTCCTTCAGGACACCATCTATAAGAAAGAATCCATCTTTTGGAGAAATTGAATCGGAAGATGTCCAAAAAAAGAAACCCTTTTCCATTCCGTCCTTTAGAAAAACACCAACTGTGAGAAAGACTCCGTCTTTCGATGAAGAAAGTATGGAAGAAACTAGAACAATGAGATCACCTAAACGTCCGGCCCTACAACCCATTTTCCCACCCCCTATTCCACCACCACCAGCGGTCCCACCACTTAAGATATATCCAGAAGTTCCGCCAAAAAGGGCACAAAAACCCAGAGATCAGGAATATGATGCAGATGCTTGGGAAAGAGAAGAGAtggataaaattaaacaaag GTACGAGAAACTAAATGCAACCATTCTGGAATGGGAGgacaagaagaaaaagaaagctaGGCGCAAACTAGAGATGACAGAggttcgagttaaatttaactaCTACTCCCCTTGTGAAAAAATATGGAAAGAGATATTAACAAAGATATGCTTACAAGAATCGCAGAGAGATCCAGATAAAAAGAGGGTTAAAGCTATGCATAATTACCAACTAGAGATGGAACGAATCAAGCAAATTGCTGACGGAGCAAGGGCACAGGCAAAGGGCAAACagagaaatgaagaaatgaaggtgAGGGAGAAGGCTAGCAGGTACCGAGCAACAGGCGAACCTCCTCTTCCTCCAATGTGCCTTTGTCTGTGA
- the LOC141598779 gene encoding uncharacterized protein LOC141598779, which produces MEMETDTELEIKEEELFKAAESGDSSLFNSLPSSKLSNFFSLRNEDGRSLLHVAVSSSHPEVVKKLAEVDGLAGKMMINSKDEEGWAPLHSAASIGNLDVVQSLLINGADVNMNNDGGRTPLHYAASKGWVKVAEMLLSHGAKINAKDKVGCTPLHRAASTGNAELCELLIEEGAEIDALDRSDQTPLMNAVICENKEVAFLLIRHGADVDIEDKEGYTVLGRAPASFRDALIDAAKAMMEG; this is translated from the exons ATGGAGATGGAAACAGATACAGAACTAGAAATCAAAGAAGAAGAACTCTTCAAAGCTGCTGAATCTGGTGATTCTTCACTCTTCAACTCTCTCCCTTCATCCAAACTCTCCAACTTTTTCTCTCTTCGCAACGAAGATGGTCGTTCTCTTCTTCATGTTGCTGTCTCTTCATCTCATCCTGAG GTCGTGAAAAAGTTAGCAGAAGTTGATGGTTTAGCAGGGAAGATGATGATTAATAGTAAAGATGAAGAGGGTTGGGCCCCACTTCATTCTGCTGCTAGTATTGGCAATCTTGATGTTGTTCAATCTTTGCTCATTAATG GAGCTGATGTGAACATGAACAATGATGGTGGTCGAACTCCGCTTCACTATGCTGCTAGCAAAGGATGGGTGAAAGTTGCTGAAATGTTGCTCTCCCACGGTGCAAAGATCAATGCCAAGGACAAG GTTGGGTGCACACCATTACATCGAGCAGCTAGCACCGGTAACGCGGAATTATGTGAACTGCTCATTGAGGAGGGTGCTGAAATTGATGCTCTTGATAGAAGTGATCAAACTCCTCTTATGAATGCAGTCATATGTGAGAACAAAGAG GTGGCATTTCTTTTGATACGACATGGAGCTGATGTGGATATTGAAGACAAAGAAGGGTATACAGTGCTAGGTCGAGCGCCAGCTAGTTTTAGAGATGCACTTATAGATGCTGCCAAGGCAATGATGGAAGGTTAA
- the LOC141598781 gene encoding uncharacterized protein LOC141598781 codes for MWSFPNSISNLRLRKVSTEPNLCCNDLSDDDATSSSSREEGLECPICWESFNIVENVPYVLWCGHSLCQNCVLALQWAVLKLPAQKIKLPFFVSCPWCNLLTLRLVYRGHLKFPRKNYFILWMVESLNGERSKSSFSVRGDSHISQPVFSPRITSLTRGSASNYSPRSTRLTNSQGRVLSNNDGTRGNGYVNVDRSQFSLHKSLDYFIHVAAKFPLVIIFLVIIFLVVPGSFTILVLYFLISVLLALPSFLILYFSYPTLEWLLREIAS; via the coding sequence ATGTGGAGCTTTCCAAATAGTATATCAAATCTTCGGCTCAGGAAAGTCTCAACCGAGCCAAATTTGTGCTGCAATGATTTATCTGATGATGATGCTACATCGAGTTCCAGCAGAGAGGAAGGGTTAGAATGTCCGATTTGCTGGGAATCCTTTAATATTGTTGAGAATGTGCCATATGTATTATGGTGTGGCCACTCTCTATGCCAAAATTGTGTTCTAGCGCTTCAATGGGCTGTACTGAAACTTCCTGCTCAGAAGATTAAACTCCCATTTTTTGTCTCCTGCCCGTGGTGCAATTTGTTAACACTTCGTTTGGTCTATCGAGGGCATCTTAAGTTTCCCCGGAAGAACTACTTCATTCTTTGGATGGTTGAGAGCTTGAATGGAGAGCGATCTAAGTCTTCATTTTCAGTGCGGGGTGATAGTCATATTAGTCAACCAGTTTTCTCTCCAAGAATTACCTCACTGACTAGGGGTTCTGCTAGCAACTACAGCCCAAGGTCGACTCGCCTTACTAATTCTCAAGGGAGGGTATTATCCAACAATGATGGTACTCGTGGCAATGGGTATGTTAATGTGGACCGGTCTCAATTTTCACTTCACAAATCTCTTGACTACTTCATTCACGTTGCAGCTAAGTTCCCATTGGTTATCATTTTCTTGGTCATTATATTCCTTGTAGTACCTGGAAGTTTCACCATTTTGGTGCTGTATTTTCTGATCAGCGTGCTATTAGCTCTTCCGTCATTCCTTATACTGTATTTTTCATATCCTACATTGGAGTGGTTGTTAAGAGAAATTGCGAGCTGA